The window GGTGCTGTAGCGCAACCCGACCTCCTGGAGGCACTCGGTGAGCGCCCCGAAGGCGCGGCCCTGCTCCTCGTAGAGGTCGAGCACCCGCCGGCGGATCAGCCCCAGCTGCTCGGCCGGGGTGAGACCGTCGGCCGAGCGGGTGCGCACCCCCGCGGCGCGCCGCGCATGGAGGCCGGCGACCCGTACCGCGAAGAACTCGTCGAGGTTGGTGCTGAAGATCGCCAGGTACTTGGCCCGCTCCAGGGGGCGCTGCTCCGGGTCCTGGGCAAGGGCGAGCACCCGGGCGTTGAACTCGAGCCAGCTGAGGTGCCGGTTGAGGAACCGCGAGCCGGAGGGCGCGGCGGGTCGCTGCTCGCCGTCGACGGCGGCGCCGGTGGTGGTCCCGGTCTCCGCGGTCACCCCAGCTCCTCGACCAGGCCGGTCCGCAGGTACACGAGGTCCTCGCCGATGTTGGTGACCCGGTCGGCGATGCGCTCGAGGTGGTGTGCGATCAGGGTCAGGCGGGTGGCGCGGGCGGCGGCCTCCTCGCCCGCCGCGCAGGCGCGCACCTGCTCGTCGAAGAGCCGGCGGTAGATGCGGTCGACCCGGTCGTCGTGGGACGCGACGGTGCGGGCCTCCTCCACGTCACCGGCGATCACCGCGTCGAGCATGTCGCCGAGCTGGGTGCGGCACAGCTCGGCCATCCGGGAGAGGCCGGGAAGGCCACCCTCGGAGCGATCGTCGACGAGCTCGCGGGCGATCTTGGCGATGCTGGCGCAGTGGTCGCCCATCCGCTCCAGCTCCGCCGACATGTGCAGGTAGGCGAGCAGCCGGCGCAGGTCGCCGTTCACCGGCGCCTGGGTGAGGATGGTGGTCGTCGCCAGCTCGCGGAGCTGGAGCTGGAGCGCGTTGAGCTCGGCGTCGCCGGCGACCACCTCGTCGCAGAGCGCGGCATCGTGCTCGACCAGCGCCGCGACCGCACGCGGGATGGCGCGCTCGACGAACTCGGCCATCCGCAGGGCCAGTTCCCGGACCGCGGCGAGGTCCCGGTCGAGGGCGCCGCGCATCGAGTGAGCGATCACGTCACTCATGGTGGCACCGGTGCACCGGCGATGCTCACCCCCGGGTTGCGAACCGCGCGCCGGAAGCGCATCGCCGGCCGCCGCTGCTCGAAGCCCTCCCGGCGGTAGAAGCGGTGGGCGGCGGTGCGGAACGAGGACGAGTCGACCGCGATCTCGCTGCAGCCGAGCGCCGCCGCGGCCTCGTCGACGGCCGCCACCAGCGCCGCGCCGACACCGCCGCCGCGCCGTTCCGAGGCCACGCAGAGCGCCGCCAGCCAGCCCTGGCGGACGCCGTCCAGCATGTACGGACGGGCCTGCACCTCGGCGTAGCCGACGACGGCGCCGTCCTCCTCGGCCACCAGCATGCGCACCCCGGGGGTGCTCAGCGCCGCGTGGTAGACGGCGCCGACCGCGGGATTGCCGGTGGCGCCGTCGTGGCCGCCCATGGCGTCCACGAGCGCGGCGACCGCGGCGGCGTCCCCGCCGGTGGCGGGGCGGATGGTCAGAGCCACAGGCGGGTGAGGCGGTCGAGCAGGTCGGCGGGCTGCGGGGTGGGGGCGCCGGGCACCTTGGCCCGGTCGTCCCAGCGGCGCAGCGAGAGCGCGTCGGCCGCCCAGGCATGGGCGGTGAAGCGGCCCAGGTCGGAGCCGGTGGCGGCCCCTCCCTGGTCGGTGAGCGAGCTCGTCGAGGCGACGCTGAGGGTGGCCGCGTAGGCCGGCTCGGTGGCCACCAGCACCCGCTTGGCGAGCACGTGGGCGCCCACCAGCCAGGCCACCCGCGCGCCCAGGACCGCCGAGCAGAAGCGCGCCCCCGCGGCCTCGTGGGGAAGCCGCGGGCACTCCCCGGCGACCTCGGGCAGCCGGGCGATGTCGTGGAGCGCCGCGGCCACCACCAGGGCGTTGTCGGCGCCCGCGGCGATCGCCTGGCCGGCGGTCTGCATCGCGTGGGCGAGCTGGTCGACGGGCTCGCCCATCGGCGGCAGCGCCGCGAGCCGGAGGAGCAGCTCGCAGACGCCGGCGGGGGTCACCGTGCCCCCACGCCGGCGGCGACGGCGCCCAGCACCGGATGCCCCGCCACCCAGGTCTGGCGCACCACCGGGTGGCCGGCGACGCACTCCACCGCCACCAGGTCGGCACGGCAGCCCACCTCGAGGCGCCCCCGGTCGGTGAGGCCGGCCAGCCGGGCCGGACCCTCGGTCACCAGCGCCGCCGCCGCCGCCCAGTCGCAGCCGGTGTCGGCGGCGATCAGGTAGGCGGCGACCAGCAGCGAGGGCGGGTGGTAGTCGGAGGCGAGGGCGTCGAGGCAGCCGTCGGCGAGGGCGCCGCGCGCCGAGAGGTTGCCGTAGTGGGAGATCCCCCGCCGGGCGTTGGGGGCGCCCATGAGGATGCCCAGGCCTGCCTCGCGGGCGGCGTGGGCGGCCTCCAGGGTGACCGGGAACTCGGCGATGACCGCGCCCAGGCCGGCGGCGCGTCGCACCGTCGCCGCGGAGTCGTCGTCGTGGGAGGCGAGGGCGACGCCGGCGTTGCGCGCCAGCCGGGCGACCCGCTCGCGCACCTCCGCGGCCCGCCCCTGGCCACGCTGCTTCTCCAGCAGGCGCAGCCGCAGCTCCACGTCGACGTCGCCGTCGGCGTGCTCGGCGAGCTGGGTGTAGTAGCCCCGCCAGGCGGTCACATCGGTGAACTGGCCCTGCCCCGGGGTGTGGTCCATGTACGAGATCAGCCCGAGCGCCCCGCCGGCGGCGATCTCCGGAGCCGCCTCGACGGTGG of the Candidatus Dormiibacterota bacterium genome contains:
- a CDS encoding alpha-D-ribose 1-methylphosphonate 5-triphosphate diphosphatase, giving the protein MIAYRGARLPIAGATRRGWWVAVEDGHIAGVGPEPPAAATRVDLGDLDLLPGLVDLHSDCLEQRARPRPTTVLPLEAALHDLDGELAGHGITTHMLCISLEDDAVKHRSIDRARTVAAAIVAQRSGLRVDHRLHLRVDVTGTTVEAAPEIAAGGALGLISYMDHTPGQGQFTDVTAWRGYYTQLAEHADGDVDVELRLRLLEKQRGQGRAAEVRERVARLARNAGVALASHDDDSAATVRRAAGLGAVIAEFPVTLEAAHAAREAGLGILMGAPNARRGISHYGNLSARGALADGCLDALASDYHPPSLLVAAYLIAADTGCDWAAAAALVTEGPARLAGLTDRGRLEVGCRADLVAVECVAGHPVVRQTWVAGHPVLGAVAAGVGAR
- a CDS encoding GNAT family N-acetyltransferase, with product MALTIRPATGGDAAAVAALVDAMGGHDGATGNPAVGAVYHAALSTPGVRMLVAEEDGAVVGYAEVQARPYMLDGVRQGWLAALCVASERRGGGVGAALVAAVDEAAAALGCSEIAVDSSSFRTAAHRFYRREGFEQRRPAMRFRRAVRNPGVSIAGAPVPP
- a CDS encoding HD family phosphohydrolase, with the protein product MTPAGVCELLLRLAALPPMGEPVDQLAHAMQTAGQAIAAGADNALVVAAALHDIARLPEVAGECPRLPHEAAGARFCSAVLGARVAWLVGAHVLAKRVLVATEPAYAATLSVASTSSLTDQGGAATGSDLGRFTAHAWAADALSLRRWDDRAKVPGAPTPQPADLLDRLTRLWL
- the phoU gene encoding phosphate signaling complex protein PhoU is translated as MSDVIAHSMRGALDRDLAAVRELALRMAEFVERAIPRAVAALVEHDAALCDEVVAGDAELNALQLQLRELATTTILTQAPVNGDLRRLLAYLHMSAELERMGDHCASIAKIARELVDDRSEGGLPGLSRMAELCRTQLGDMLDAVIAGDVEEARTVASHDDRVDRIYRRLFDEQVRACAAGEEAAARATRLTLIAHHLERIADRVTNIGEDLVYLRTGLVEELG